One window of the Maylandia zebra isolate NMK-2024a linkage group LG19, Mzebra_GT3a, whole genome shotgun sequence genome contains the following:
- the adam17a gene encoding disintegrin and metalloproteinase domain-containing protein 17a isoform X1, with product MESILLFTLLAPCWVNAAIKPMTATDGDHEDHPEFDSLNSVLSDYEVLPLSGLQLHSLRKRDVHTQSHLERLVSFRALHRHFKLYLTTNTDLFTDNFQAVFVDKHGMKENYDVHLQNYFTGHVVGEENSRVQAHIDGDEFSAHILTDEAEYNVEPLWRFTDSPTDGRLLVYRSEDVKNLSRIASPKVCGYVNAEPLLPQNTRGDWEGQERVDQEEEYHHREKRQVHDHKKNTCPLLLVADYRFYRHMGRKEESITLNYLIELIDRVDDIYRNTTWSKEFKNYGVQIHQIIINKEPTKPPPNQPNWVHYNMEDSPVKGKEVWDVKRLLEQFSSDIADNASSVCLAHLFTYQDFDEGTLGLAYVAPSKPQALGGLCPKPYYPSHSSKKPSYLNTGLTSTKNYGKTILTKEADLVTTHELGHNFGAEHDPDNIPYCAPSDDQGGKFVMYPIAVSGDHVNNKHFSNCSKASVEKTLSHKAPLCFKERNSKVCGNSRVENGEDCDPGLLHLNDDPCCTSNCKFKSHAKCSDRNSPCCKNCTYAKRGTVCQEPINATCKGKSVCTGNSSECPPPENAADKTVCVDKGLCRNGECVPFCEAELNLQPCACNDTEHSCKVCCRSKNGTCSPYSKGGNFLFLRKGKPCTVGFCDEGGKCMKQVQDVIERLWDFIDKLDINTFGKFLADNIVGSVVVFSLIFWIPLSILVHCVDKRLDQQYEENTKSFYYPPNNQDVLSNLESASVRIVKPLQPPSSSGGRTVPFIHQQQPQPQSQVRATLATNTSTPAPDLNSGPTPDSAGGLRMATIQEDTSSGSHLGEEGLLEDFTTAGACSSATKSSFEDLTEQNLPAKDRRRLKRQERIDTKETEC from the exons ATTCTCTGAACTCAGTCCTGTCAGATTATGAGGTGCtgcctttgtcaggcctccagTTGCACTCTCTGAGGAAGAGGGACGTCCACACCCAGTCCCACCTTGAGCGTCTGGTGAGCTTCAGAGCCCTGCACAG ACATTTCAAACTTTACTTGACCACAAACACAGACCTTTTCACGGACAACTTCCAAGCTGTGTTTGTTGACAAACACGGGATGAAGGAAAATTATGATGTTCACCTCCAAAACTATTTCACTGGCCATGTTGTTG GGGAGGAGAATTCGCGTGTGCAGGCACACATAGACGGAGATGAGTTTTCTGCTCACATTCTGACTGATGAAGCAGAGTACAATGTAGAG CCCCTGTGGAGATTTACCGATTCCCCAACTGATGGGAGGTTGCTGGTTTATCGCTCAGAAGATGTCAAGAATCTGAGCCGCATTGCTTCTCCAAAAGTGTGTGGCTACGTCAACGCTGAGCCCCTTTTGCCACAGAATACCAGAGGGGACTGGGAAGGGCAGGAGAGGGTGGACCAGGAAGAGG AATACCACCACAGAGAGAAGAGACAAGTTCACGATCACAAGAAGAATACCTGTCCCCTGTTGCTGGTTGCAGACTACCGCTTCTACAGACACATGGGCCGCAAAGAAGAGAGCATTACTCTGAACTACCTG ATTGAGCTAATTGATCGAGTTGACGATATTTATAGAAACACAACATGGAGTAAGGAATTTAAAAACTATGGGGTCCAGATCCATCAG ATCATTATTAACAAGGAGCCTACAAAGCCTCCCCCTAACCAGCCCAACTGGGTCCATTACAACATGGAGGACAGCCCTGTAAAAGGAAAGGAGGTCTGGGACGTGAAGAGACTTCTGGAG CAATTCAGCTCGGACATTGCTGACAATGCCTCTAGTGTGTGTCTGGCCCACCTGTTTACATACCAGGACTTTGATGAGGGGACACTGGGTCTGGCGTATGTGGCCCCCTCCAAACCTCAGGCTCTAGGTGGACTCTGCCCAAAAC CTTACTATCCATCTCATTCTTCAAAGAAGCCGAGTTATCTCAACACAGGCCTGACAAGCACCAAGAACTACGGCAAAACCATCCTCACAAAG GAGGCGGATTTGGTAACTACTCATGAGCTGGGCCATAACTTTGGAGCAGAGCATGATCCTGATAATATACCGTACTGTGCCCCCAGTGATGACCAGGGGGGGAAGTTTGTCATGTACCCTATTGCTGTGAGTGGAGATCATGTCAACAACAAG CATTTCTCCAACTGCAGCAAGGCTTCTGTAGAGAAGACATTAAGTCACAAGGCACCGCTGTGCTTCAAAGAGAGGAACAGCAAAGTCTGTGGAAACTCCAGAGTGGAGAATGGGGAAGATTGTGACCCTGGGCTTCTCCACCTCAATGATGACCCCTGCTGCACCTCCAATTGCAAGTTCAAAAGTCATGCAAAGTGCAG TGACAGAAACAGCCCTTGCTGCAAGAACTGCACTTATGCAAAGAGAGGAACAGTGTGCCAGGAGCCCATCAATGCTACCTGTAAAGGCAAATCAGTCTGCACAG GTAACAGCAGTGAATGCCCACCTCCTGAAAATGCTGCTGACAAAACAGTGTGTGTTGACAAAGGCCTGTGTCGCAATGGAGAGTGTGTGCCCTTCTGTGAGGCTGAGCTGAACCTTCAGCCTTGCGCTTGCAATG ATACTGAGCACTCCTGTAAAGTGTGCTGCAGGAGTAAAAATGGCACCTGCTCTCCCTACTCTAAAGGTGGCAACTTTCTATTCCTTCGCAAAGGAAAACCCTGCACCGTGGGCTTCTGTGATGAAGGC GGAAAGTGCATGAAGCAGGTACAGGATGTGATTGAGAGGCTGTGGGACTTTATTGACAAGCTGGACATAAACACATTTG GGAAGTTCTTGGCTGATAACATAGTGGGCTCAGTCGTGGTGTTTTCCCTCATCTTCTGGATTCCTCTCAGTATCCTGGTTCACTGTGTG GACAAGCGACTCGACCAGCAGTATGAGGAGAACACAAAGTCATTTTATTATCCTCCAAAT AATCAAGACGTGCTGAGCAACCTCGAGTCAGCATCCGTGCGCATCGTCAAGCCTCTTcagcctccctcctcctccggCGGCCGGACCGTGCCCTTCATCCATCAACAACAGCCTCAGCCGCAGAGCCAGGTCCGGGCCACACTCGCAACCAACACCAGTACCCCGGCCCCCGATCTGAACTCCGGCCCCACCCCGGACAGCGCAGGGGGGCTGCGGATGGCCACCATCCAGGAGGACACCAGCAGCGGCTCTCACCTGGGAGAGGAGGGCCTGCTGGAAGATTTCACAACCGCAGGAGCCTGCTCGTCGGCTACGAAATCCTCCTTCGAGGATCTGACCGAACAGAACCTACCAGCCAAGGACCGACGGCGCCTTAAGAGGCAGGAACGCATTGATACTAAAGAGACGGAGTGctga
- the adam17a gene encoding disintegrin and metalloproteinase domain-containing protein 17a isoform X2, with product MESILLFTLLAPCWVNAAIKPMTATDGDHEDHPEFDSLNSVLSDYEVLPLSGLQLHSLRKRDVHTQSHLERLVSFRALHRHFKLYLTTNTDLFTDNFQAVFVDKHGMKENYDVHLQNYFTGHVVGEENSRVQAHIDGDEFSAHILTDEAEYNVEPLWRFTDSPTDGRLLVYRSEDVKNLSRIASPKVCGYVNAEPLLPQNTRGDWEGQERVDQEEEYHHREKRQVHDHKKNTCPLLLVADYRFYRHMGRKEESITLNYLIELIDRVDDIYRNTTWSKEFKNYGVQIHQIIINKEPTKPPPNQPNWVHYNMEDSPVKGKEVWDVKRLLEQFSSDIADNASSVCLAHLFTYQDFDEGTLGLAYVAPSKPQALGGLCPKPYYPSHSSKKPSYLNTGLTSTKNYGKTILTKEADLVTTHELGHNFGAEHDPDNIPYCAPSDDQGGKFVMYPIAVSGDHVNNKHFSNCSKASVEKTLSHKAPLCFKERNSKVCGNSRVENGEDCDPGLLHLNDDPCCTSNCKFKSHAKCSDRNSPCCKNCTYAKRGTVCQEPINATCKGKSVCTGNSSECPPPENAADKTVCVDKGLCRNGECVPFCEAELNLQPCACNDTEHSCKVCCRSKNGTCSPYSKGGNFLFLRKGKPCTVGFCDEGGKCMKQVQDVIERLWDFIDKLDINTFGKFLADNIVGSVVVFSLIFWIPLSILVHCVDKRLDQQYEENTKSFYYPPNQMVEICSRAPAIESRRAEQPRVSIRAHRQASSASLLLRRPDRALHPSTTASAAEPGPGHTRNQHQYPGPRSELRPHPGQRRGAADGHHPGGHQQRLSPGRGGPAGRFHNRRSLLVGYEILLRGSDRTEPTSQGPTAP from the exons ATTCTCTGAACTCAGTCCTGTCAGATTATGAGGTGCtgcctttgtcaggcctccagTTGCACTCTCTGAGGAAGAGGGACGTCCACACCCAGTCCCACCTTGAGCGTCTGGTGAGCTTCAGAGCCCTGCACAG ACATTTCAAACTTTACTTGACCACAAACACAGACCTTTTCACGGACAACTTCCAAGCTGTGTTTGTTGACAAACACGGGATGAAGGAAAATTATGATGTTCACCTCCAAAACTATTTCACTGGCCATGTTGTTG GGGAGGAGAATTCGCGTGTGCAGGCACACATAGACGGAGATGAGTTTTCTGCTCACATTCTGACTGATGAAGCAGAGTACAATGTAGAG CCCCTGTGGAGATTTACCGATTCCCCAACTGATGGGAGGTTGCTGGTTTATCGCTCAGAAGATGTCAAGAATCTGAGCCGCATTGCTTCTCCAAAAGTGTGTGGCTACGTCAACGCTGAGCCCCTTTTGCCACAGAATACCAGAGGGGACTGGGAAGGGCAGGAGAGGGTGGACCAGGAAGAGG AATACCACCACAGAGAGAAGAGACAAGTTCACGATCACAAGAAGAATACCTGTCCCCTGTTGCTGGTTGCAGACTACCGCTTCTACAGACACATGGGCCGCAAAGAAGAGAGCATTACTCTGAACTACCTG ATTGAGCTAATTGATCGAGTTGACGATATTTATAGAAACACAACATGGAGTAAGGAATTTAAAAACTATGGGGTCCAGATCCATCAG ATCATTATTAACAAGGAGCCTACAAAGCCTCCCCCTAACCAGCCCAACTGGGTCCATTACAACATGGAGGACAGCCCTGTAAAAGGAAAGGAGGTCTGGGACGTGAAGAGACTTCTGGAG CAATTCAGCTCGGACATTGCTGACAATGCCTCTAGTGTGTGTCTGGCCCACCTGTTTACATACCAGGACTTTGATGAGGGGACACTGGGTCTGGCGTATGTGGCCCCCTCCAAACCTCAGGCTCTAGGTGGACTCTGCCCAAAAC CTTACTATCCATCTCATTCTTCAAAGAAGCCGAGTTATCTCAACACAGGCCTGACAAGCACCAAGAACTACGGCAAAACCATCCTCACAAAG GAGGCGGATTTGGTAACTACTCATGAGCTGGGCCATAACTTTGGAGCAGAGCATGATCCTGATAATATACCGTACTGTGCCCCCAGTGATGACCAGGGGGGGAAGTTTGTCATGTACCCTATTGCTGTGAGTGGAGATCATGTCAACAACAAG CATTTCTCCAACTGCAGCAAGGCTTCTGTAGAGAAGACATTAAGTCACAAGGCACCGCTGTGCTTCAAAGAGAGGAACAGCAAAGTCTGTGGAAACTCCAGAGTGGAGAATGGGGAAGATTGTGACCCTGGGCTTCTCCACCTCAATGATGACCCCTGCTGCACCTCCAATTGCAAGTTCAAAAGTCATGCAAAGTGCAG TGACAGAAACAGCCCTTGCTGCAAGAACTGCACTTATGCAAAGAGAGGAACAGTGTGCCAGGAGCCCATCAATGCTACCTGTAAAGGCAAATCAGTCTGCACAG GTAACAGCAGTGAATGCCCACCTCCTGAAAATGCTGCTGACAAAACAGTGTGTGTTGACAAAGGCCTGTGTCGCAATGGAGAGTGTGTGCCCTTCTGTGAGGCTGAGCTGAACCTTCAGCCTTGCGCTTGCAATG ATACTGAGCACTCCTGTAAAGTGTGCTGCAGGAGTAAAAATGGCACCTGCTCTCCCTACTCTAAAGGTGGCAACTTTCTATTCCTTCGCAAAGGAAAACCCTGCACCGTGGGCTTCTGTGATGAAGGC GGAAAGTGCATGAAGCAGGTACAGGATGTGATTGAGAGGCTGTGGGACTTTATTGACAAGCTGGACATAAACACATTTG GGAAGTTCTTGGCTGATAACATAGTGGGCTCAGTCGTGGTGTTTTCCCTCATCTTCTGGATTCCTCTCAGTATCCTGGTTCACTGTGTG GACAAGCGACTCGACCAGCAGTATGAGGAGAACACAAAGTCATTTTATTATCCTCCAAAT CAGATGGTGGAAATTTGTAGTAGAGCTCCCGCCatag AATCAAGACGTGCTGAGCAACCTCGAGTCAGCATCCGTGCGCATCGTCAAGCCTCTTcagcctccctcctcctccggCGGCCGGACCGTGCCCTTCATCCATCAACAACAGCCTCAGCCGCAGAGCCAGGTCCGGGCCACACTCGCAACCAACACCAGTACCCCGGCCCCCGATCTGAACTCCGGCCCCACCCCGGACAGCGCAGGGGGGCTGCGGATGGCCACCATCCAGGAGGACACCAGCAGCGGCTCTCACCTGGGAGAGGAGGGCCTGCTGGAAGATTTCACAACCGCAGGAGCCTGCTCGTCGGCTACGAAATCCTCCTTCGAGGATCTGACCGAACAGAACCTACCAGCCAAGGACCGACGGCGCCTTAA